The following proteins are encoded in a genomic region of Necator americanus strain Aroian chromosome II, whole genome shotgun sequence:
- a CDS encoding hypothetical protein (NECATOR_CHRII.G5939.T3), translated as MCLTVPYRIPVSTHKLVSVASASLPAPAYKADGSEEGDDAETLARIKIDNNFGFAQKKDRQVATVPVLEVESAELVHRRTFDERIAINRYTLSHFFEYFNCEEQSKEWSMSSSRDIPKHMKFILGGSAGMSATLIVHPLDFMKNRMQLSGKDGQKRYRSSYHAFKSITSSEGILVVYNGLSASLVRQATYTSTRLGVYTWLMEHFMTKNQPIPYLGKVALGMTAGVCGALVGNPVEVVLIRMCVDGHLPVEQRRNYKNVFHALYHIVKFEGATTLYRGCSPTVVRCMVLNATQLSTYSQAKQFCIESTSIGDGFLCHVLSSMISGLASAITSLPVDILKTRLQAMTTVNNVAEYKGLSDVFLKVLKREGVFAFWKGFTPYFLRMGPYTVLSFLFLEQFNAAYSRRLARRQKS; from the exons ATGTGCCTCACAGTACCTTACCGAATACCAGTGTCAACACATAAGTTGGTTAGCGTGGCATCGGCTTCACTTCCTGCCCCCGCCTACAAAGCTGACG gctctgaagaaggcgatgatgccgaaacgttagccagaataaagattgATAACAATTTTGGTTTCGCTCAGAAAAA AGATCGACAAGTTGCTACCGTACCTGTCCTCGAGGTTGAAAGTGCTGAATTAGTACATCG tcgaacattTGACGAGCGAATAGCAATCAACAGATATACACTTTCGCATTTCTTCGAATATTTCAATTGTGAGGAGCAATCAAAG GAGTGGTC AATGTCATCAAGTAGAGACATTccaaaacacatgaaatttaTCCTTGGCGGATCAGCAGG gatgaGCGCAACACTTATTGTTCATCCACtagattttatgaaaaatcGAATGCAGCTATCCGGGAAAGATG gacAAAAACGTTATCGATCAAGCTATCATGCATTTAAATCGATCACTAGCAGCGAAGGAATCCTTGTTGTCTATAACGGGCTTAGTGCCTCGCTTGTCAGACAGGCAACTTATACAAGCACGAGACTTGGTGTATATACATGGCTGATGGAACACTTTATGAC CAAAAACCAGCCGATACCATATCTGGGGAAAGTAGCACTAGGAATGACAGCTGGAGTATGTGGAGCTCTCGTAGGGAATCCTGTAGAAGTCGTTCTCATTCGAATGTGTG TTGATGGCCATTTGCCGGTAGAGCAACGACGAAACTACAAGAATGTGTTCCACGCACTATATCACATAGTAAAATTTGAAGGAGCTACTACATTATATCGA GGGTGCAGTCCAACAGTAGTTCGTTGTATGGTTCTGAATGCAACACAGTTGTCTACATATTCGCAAGCCAAACAATTCTGCATAGAAAGCACTAGCATTGGAGATG GTTTTCTGTGCCACGTTCTTTCGTCAATGATTTCTGGCCTTGCATCTGCAATAACCTCGTTACCTGTTGATATTCTGAAAACTAG GCTCCAAGCTATGACCACTGTAAATAATGTAGCAGAGTATAAAGGTCTTAGTGATGTTTTTCTCAAG gTTTTGAAAAGGGAGGGCGTATTCGCATTTTGGAAAGGGTTCACGCCGTATTTTCTAAGGATGGGGCCCTACACTGTGCTCAGCTTCCTATTTCTCGAGCAGTTCAATGCAGCATACTCACGGAGACTCGCCCGGCGACAGAAGTCTTAA
- a CDS encoding hypothetical protein (NECATOR_CHRII.G5938.T1), whose protein sequence is MLVSFVNRERHLAIAMVSLPSLCLLLRTNGWIVKLFCRILTTFGPIRWCISHARQWGNPTLKTYISRRKQKHVRKLITCTIVMLQIAVIGACSQFTSIAADENVCTIVNNTEACVFNEVTTMMLQLMQQETCLALRDHKNDYIGVISIKLNGIQYQREKG, encoded by the coding sequence ATGCTGGTCTCATTCGTAAATCGTGAACGTCATCTCGCAATAGCCATGGTGTCGCTTCCTTCACTATGTTTACTCCTGAGGACTAATGGTTGGATAGTGAAGCTGTTTTGCCGCATCCTGACTACGTTCGGTCCAATCCGATGGTGCATCTCACACGCGCGACAGTGGGGGAATCCAACGCTGAAAACGTACATCAGTCGAAGGAAACAGAAACACGTGCGTAAACTGATAACATGCACTATTGTCATGTTGCAAATTGCAGTTATCGGAGCTTGTTCCCAATTCACGTCTATCGCAGCTGATGAAAACGTGTGCACAATAGTAAACAACACCGAAGCATGTGTCTTCAACGAAGTCACTACCATGATGCTGCAGTTAATGCAACAAGAAACCTGCTTGGCACTTCGAGATCATAAGAATGACTATATCGGTGTCATATCCATCAAGTTGAATGGCATACAGTACCAACGCGAAAAGGGATAA
- a CDS encoding hypothetical protein (NECATOR_CHRII.G5940.T1) — protein MTPDERKREYELRKKARERNNDKQSERSLQGARHARSTVYKGHLKFASGDYSIEDEDRSGRPMELDLDFLQRQMEANPYQTTREPTVALGVSQTTVVRGLKSIGKVRKLGRWIPHALT, from the exons ATGACACCTGATGAAAGGAAGCGTGAGTATGAATTAAGGAAAAAGGCTCGCGAGCGTAACAATGATAAGCAAAGCGAGA GAAGTTTACAAGGAGCACGCCACGCTAGAAGTACAGTCTACAAAGGGCACTTGAAGTTCGCGTCGGGTGACTATTCCATCGAAGATGAAGACCGTTCGGGACGCCCAATGGAGTTGGATTTGGACTTCCTGCAGAGACAGATGGAAGCCAATCCGTATCAAACCACTCGCGAACCGACAGTCGCTCTTGGGGTGAGTCAAACCACAGTTGTTCGCGGATTGAAGTCAATCGGCAAGGTGCGAAAACTAGGTCGATGGATACCACATGCTCTGACGTAG
- a CDS encoding hypothetical protein (NECATOR_CHRII.G5941.T1), with translation MQARSSAKSSSTTTTLGRTLQERPSLVNKAGVVKWSNRIDEIRLDHFTTPAVFPRPGSLRLPPFFLSPTSSGWSRLPNPRRHQKGTRAVLQVTVPSVLEQRHLRSV, from the coding sequence atgcaAGCCCGCAGCAGCGCGAAGTCTTCTTCCACCACGACAACGCTCGGCCGCACATTGCAAGAACGACCAAGTCTTGTGAATAAGGCGGGTGTGGTAAAATGGTCCAACCGAATTGACGAAATTCGGTTAGACCATTTTACCACACCCGCCGTATTCCCCAGACCTGGCTCTCTCCGAttaccaccttttttcctatctccaACGTCATCCGGATGGTCAAGACTTCCAAACCCGAgacgacatcaaaaaggcactcgagcagttcttcaagTCACAGTCCccagcgttctggagcaaAGGCATCTACGATCTGTCtaa
- a CDS encoding hypothetical protein (NECATOR_CHRII.G5937.T1) has translation MLYGQKHLLRRNTIDAFAPDFFVYLLNFSSTFPTETENRTSMLDDDVIFWKEVAFLGVIGFLTCFFFVLTCVLICLLRLRLKSGEKCSEIFKMQLVPVGIGANLNKIWRSNTSLVFSWLGCDRKVQLSPEEILRRICA, from the exons ATGCTCTATGGCCAAAAACATCTCTTACGAAGAAACACTATTGACGCCTTTGCTCCG gatttttttgtttatttactgaaTTTTAGCAGCACGTTTCCAACGGAAACAGAAAACCGAACTTCTATGCTG GACGATGATGTGATATTCTGGAAAGAGGTCGCCTTCCTCGGAGTGATTGGCTTTCTCACGTGCTTCTTTTTCGTGCTTACTTGTGTTCTCATTTGTCTTCTAAGGTTGAGGCTGAAATCCGGAGAGAAGTGTTCGGAGATTTTTAAAATGCA GCTTGTTCCAGTAGGAATCGGAGCTAATCTTAACAAAATCTGGAGAAGCAATACGTCCCTCGTGTTTTCTTGGTTAGGCTGTGAT AGGAAAGTACAACTGTCtccagaagaaattttaagaagGATCTGTGCCTAA
- a CDS encoding hypothetical protein (NECATOR_CHRII.G5939.T1) — protein sequence MSSSRDIPKHMKFILGGSAGMSATLIVHPLDFMKNRMQLSGKDGQKRYRSSYHAFKSITSSEGILVVYNGLSASLVRQATYTSTRLGVYTWLMEHFMTKNQPIPYLGKVALGMTAGVCGALVGNPVEVVLIRMCVDGHLPVEQRRNYKNVFHALYHIVKFEGATTLYRGCSPTVVRCMVLNATQLSTYSQAKQFCIESTSIGDGFLCHVLSSMISGLASAITSLPVDILKTSNLVPGDFGMAATVAFFHTSGASPNDIQMIKVAKNDCMMIYSCKVAEYFYNFFIISSRAISLTIIVRSNDLGTNKGLNNNTNFTSSFHGPIRTIDIIGLQAMTTVNNVAEYKGLSDVFLKVLKREGVFAFWKGFTPYFLRMGPYTVLSFLFLEQFNAAYSRRLARRQKS from the exons ATGTCATCAAGTAGAGACATTccaaaacacatgaaatttaTCCTTGGCGGATCAGCAGG gatgaGCGCAACACTTATTGTTCATCCACtagattttatgaaaaatcGAATGCAGCTATCCGGGAAAGATG gacAAAAACGTTATCGATCAAGCTATCATGCATTTAAATCGATCACTAGCAGCGAAGGAATCCTTGTTGTCTATAACGGGCTTAGTGCCTCGCTTGTCAGACAGGCAACTTATACAAGCACGAGACTTGGTGTATATACATGGCTGATGGAACACTTTATGAC CAAAAACCAGCCGATACCATATCTGGGGAAAGTAGCACTAGGAATGACAGCTGGAGTATGTGGAGCTCTCGTAGGGAATCCTGTAGAAGTCGTTCTCATTCGAATGTGTG TTGATGGCCATTTGCCGGTAGAGCAACGACGAAACTACAAGAATGTGTTCCACGCACTATATCACATAGTAAAATTTGAAGGAGCTACTACATTATATCGA GGGTGCAGTCCAACAGTAGTTCGTTGTATGGTTCTGAATGCAACACAGTTGTCTACATATTCGCAAGCCAAACAATTCTGCATAGAAAGCACTAGCATTGGAGATG GTTTTCTGTGCCACGTTCTTTCGTCAATGATTTCTGGCCTTGCATCTGCAATAACCTCGTTACCTGTTGATATTCTGAAAACTAG CAACTTGGTGCCTGGAGACTTTGGAATGGCTGCGACAGTGGCGTTTTTCCACACCTCCGGAGCTTCACCTAATGATATTCAAATG ATTAAAGTCGCCAAGAATGATTGCATGATGATTTACAGCTGCAAGGTCGCTGAGtacttctacaatttttttatcatCAGCAGCAGAGCTATTTCGCTGACG ATCATAGTGAGGAGTAACGATCTGGGCACTAATAAAGGCCTTAACAATAACACAAACTTCACCTCCTCTTTTCATGGACCTATCAGAACGATAGACATTATAGG GCTCCAAGCTATGACCACTGTAAATAATGTAGCAGAGTATAAAGGTCTTAGTGATGTTTTTCTCAAG gTTTTGAAAAGGGAGGGCGTATTCGCATTTTGGAAAGGGTTCACGCCGTATTTTCTAAGGATGGGGCCCTACACTGTGCTCAGCTTCCTATTTCTCGAGCAGTTCAATGCAGCATACTCACGGAGACTCGCCCGGCGACAGAAGTCTTAA
- a CDS encoding hypothetical protein (NECATOR_CHRII.G5939.T2), whose product MTTVNNVAEYKGLSDVFLKVLKREGVFAFWKGFTPYFLRMGPYTVLSFLFLEQFNAAYSRRLARRQKS is encoded by the exons ATGACCACTGTAAATAATGTAGCAGAGTATAAAGGTCTTAGTGATGTTTTTCTCAAG gTTTTGAAAAGGGAGGGCGTATTCGCATTTTGGAAAGGGTTCACGCCGTATTTTCTAAGGATGGGGCCCTACACTGTGCTCAGCTTCCTATTTCTCGAGCAGTTCAATGCAGCATACTCACGGAGACTCGCCCGGCGACAGAAGTCTTAA
- a CDS encoding hypothetical protein (NECATOR_CHRII.G5937.T2), which produces MLDITEQSSTFPTETENRTSMLDDDVIFWKEVAFLGVIGFLTCFFFVLTCVLICLLRLVPVGIGANLNKIWRSNTSLVFSWLGCDRKVQLSPEEILRRICA; this is translated from the exons ATGTTGGACATTACTGAACAGAG CAGCACGTTTCCAACGGAAACAGAAAACCGAACTTCTATGCTG GACGATGATGTGATATTCTGGAAAGAGGTCGCCTTCCTCGGAGTGATTGGCTTTCTCACGTGCTTCTTTTTCGTGCTTACTTGTGTTCTCATTTGTCTTCTAAG GCTTGTTCCAGTAGGAATCGGAGCTAATCTTAACAAAATCTGGAGAAGCAATACGTCCCTCGTGTTTTCTTGGTTAGGCTGTGAT AGGAAAGTACAACTGTCtccagaagaaattttaagaagGATCTGTGCCTAA
- a CDS encoding hypothetical protein (NECATOR_CHRII.G5939.T4), with protein sequence MCLTVPYRIPVSTHKLVSVASASLPAPAYKADGSEEGDDAETLARIKIDNNFGFAQKKDRQVATVPVLEVESAELVHRRTFDERIAINRYTLSHFFEYFNCEEQSKEWSMSSSRDIPKHMKFILGGSAGMSATLIVHPLDFMKNRMQLSGKDGQKRYRSSYHAFKSITSSEGILVVYNGLSASLVRQATYTSTRLGVYTWLMEHFMTKNQPIPYLGKVALGMTAGVCGALVGNPVEVVLIRMCVDGHLPVEQRRNYKNVFHALYHIVKFEGATTLYRGCSPTVVRCMVLNATQLSTYSQAKQFCIESTSIGDGFLCHVLSSMISGLASAITSLPVDILKTSNLVPGDFGMAATVAFFHTSGASPNDIQMISVGWKNMLLHCCWRGAMPTVSGMKFEENTLAKCIARGLALSASVT encoded by the exons ATGTGCCTCACAGTACCTTACCGAATACCAGTGTCAACACATAAGTTGGTTAGCGTGGCATCGGCTTCACTTCCTGCCCCCGCCTACAAAGCTGACG gctctgaagaaggcgatgatgccgaaacgttagccagaataaagattgATAACAATTTTGGTTTCGCTCAGAAAAA AGATCGACAAGTTGCTACCGTACCTGTCCTCGAGGTTGAAAGTGCTGAATTAGTACATCG tcgaacattTGACGAGCGAATAGCAATCAACAGATATACACTTTCGCATTTCTTCGAATATTTCAATTGTGAGGAGCAATCAAAG GAGTGGTC AATGTCATCAAGTAGAGACATTccaaaacacatgaaatttaTCCTTGGCGGATCAGCAGG gatgaGCGCAACACTTATTGTTCATCCACtagattttatgaaaaatcGAATGCAGCTATCCGGGAAAGATG gacAAAAACGTTATCGATCAAGCTATCATGCATTTAAATCGATCACTAGCAGCGAAGGAATCCTTGTTGTCTATAACGGGCTTAGTGCCTCGCTTGTCAGACAGGCAACTTATACAAGCACGAGACTTGGTGTATATACATGGCTGATGGAACACTTTATGAC CAAAAACCAGCCGATACCATATCTGGGGAAAGTAGCACTAGGAATGACAGCTGGAGTATGTGGAGCTCTCGTAGGGAATCCTGTAGAAGTCGTTCTCATTCGAATGTGTG TTGATGGCCATTTGCCGGTAGAGCAACGACGAAACTACAAGAATGTGTTCCACGCACTATATCACATAGTAAAATTTGAAGGAGCTACTACATTATATCGA GGGTGCAGTCCAACAGTAGTTCGTTGTATGGTTCTGAATGCAACACAGTTGTCTACATATTCGCAAGCCAAACAATTCTGCATAGAAAGCACTAGCATTGGAGATG GTTTTCTGTGCCACGTTCTTTCGTCAATGATTTCTGGCCTTGCATCTGCAATAACCTCGTTACCTGTTGATATTCTGAAAACTAG CAACTTGGTGCCTGGAGACTTTGGAATGGCTGCGACAGTGGCGTTTTTCCACACCTCCGGAGCTTCACCTAATGATATTCAAATG ATATCAGTAGGATGGAAAAACATGTTACTGCATTGCTGTTGGAGAGGAGCTATGCCAACAGTTTCTGGAatgaagtttgaagaaaacacaTTGGCAAAATGCATAGCTAGAGGTTTAGCTTTATCTGCATCTGTAACATAG